A window of Halobacillus naozhouensis genomic DNA:
GAAGCCGGAAGTGAGCAAATATTGGCTGCAGGATGCTTCGTTTGCGTGTGCGTTTATCTGGCTTGAGGCTGTTGAAGTAGGTCTTGGTTCAGCTTTTGGAGCGATCTATCATGCGCAGGATGAGCAAGAATCTGTGAATCGGGAAACGCATGTTAGGAAACTTCTTGGAATCCCCGAGGACTGCCGCATTGTAGCCGGTTTGGGACTCGGTTATCCGGATCAAACGCCAAAGCCAAAGACTCACATGCCGAGAGATGAAATCGTCCGTTATGAAACTTTTTAAAGGAATGTGAAGGAATCCCTCTGCAGATTTATGCAGAGGGATAGTTTTTCAGGTGAGTTTTGATAAGGCTTGTTCATAAGCTGCGAGTGTGTCTTGTATTTCCTTTTCCCCGTGAACCGTTGATAAACTGTAACGGTTTAACGGCTTCGTATAAATGCCTTCATTTAACAGAAGAAAATCTAATTCTTTTCTCATAGAAAAATTCGCCTGTTGAAAATCACGGTGATTCCCTATCGTTTCCTTATCGGTGATCACTACATTGAAAATAGAACCGAGGCCAATTGTCTGCATGGAAATTCCGTGTTTCCCAAACAGCTCGCTGAGGCCTTTCTTTAACTTATTGGTCATGGTCACGACATGGTCCATTTCCTGTTCAAGTACGTTAATGGTGGCGAGTCCGGCGGCGAGAATAGTTGGATGGCCGTTGTATGTGCCGCTATGAAACAGGACGTCTTTTGCTTGGGATGATTTACTGTGGCTTGAGTCGAACACATCCGAATTGGAAGTAGGAGCACTCGTCATGAGTACGTCCTGCTTTCCTCCCACAATCCCCACAGGAAAACCACCGCCAATTACTTTTCCTAATGTAGTAAGATCAGGGGTGGTTCCATAAACGGCTTGGGCACCGCCGAGCCCAACACGAAACCCTGTCTTGACTTCATCAAAAATTAGCAGAATGCCGAGCTCTTCTGTGACCTCTCGGAGTCCTTTCATAAAGGATTGATCAGCTGGAATAAACCCGCTTTGAATAGGCTCCAGGATCACCGCTGCGATATCATCTTTCTTTTTCCTCAAAATCTCTGCCGTGGCATCGAGGTCATTAAATGGCAGCACAACAGTGTGTTGCTGGTGATACGGATCGACTCCTTTTGATTCGATGACGGATGCCGGCTCCGTAGCGGGGCCGGCGTTGTCGAGTGAAGGATTAACACTTAAGAGGACCTGGTCGTAACCTCCGTGGTAATGACCTTCAAACTTGGCGATTTTATGCTTGCCTGAGTAAGCATGTGCCATACGGATGGCTAAAAGGGTCGCTTCTGTACCTGAGTTTGTGTAACGAACTTTCTCCATACTCGGATAGTGCTGCATGATTTTTCTCCCCATTTCCACCTCGAGTCGGTGTGGAGTTCCAAATAAAACTGTTCCATTGGCCTCCATCTGGGACTGGATGGCATTGGTTATGGCTGGATGTCCGTGTCCAAGCATCAGGGCACCGTAGGAGAGGAGGTAATCCACATATTGATTGCCATCGATATCATATAGTTGCGCGCCAGCTCCTTTATCCATAATAACCGGATAAGGATCAAAGGCTTTAATATTAGCCGTGACCCCGCCGGGCATAACGTGTTTGGCTGCTGCTGAGAATTCCTTGGATTTGGGTGTTCTTCTTAGGAATTCGGACAACGCTTCGTTTTTTGTTTGATGCATACACTCCACCTTCTTCAGGAATATTATATTACCTAATTTATTTATTATGAAATTTATATTTCATTTTACATCGCTGACTCGAATTTGTGAATACTAATTTTCTTTTATATAATGAATATGAAATTTATATTTCATAAATGCTTGGAAATTTTGTAATAAAGGGATAGATAATGTATGGAACACAATGTTTATCAGCTCATGGCTGAAAAAATGCCGCTCATGAGTAAATCACAAAAGAAAATAGCGTCCTATGTATTGGAGCGAACCAGTACCGTTCCATTTCTAAATGTAGCTAAACTGGCGGCGGAGGCTGAAGTAAGTGAGGCAACGGTTGTACGGTTTGCTGTTTTTTTAGGGTACTCCGGCTACCCAGAACTTCAGCAGGCTATGCAGCATGCTGTTAAGCAACAATTGTCCACGACAGAAAGACTGAAGATGTCTTCGGAAATGGGGGAGGGAAGAGAGCAGGCGGTCTATGATCTGTTTCATAGTGACCAGGAAAATATTCGCTTAACAATGGAACAGTTAGATGTAACAGCCTTTTTCCGGGCTGTTGAGGCATTACTTGAGGCAAGGAACATTTATATTTCTGCCAATCGAAGTGCCGCTTCACTCGGTGTATTTCTTCAATACTATCTCAGTGTCATGTTAGGCAACGCTGAAAGAGTCGGGACGGTTGAAAATAGTGCGGAACAGTTGTACAAACTTGGGGAAGGAGACGTGGTATTTGCGATTAGTTACTCACGTTATACACGAAGTACGATCAACATGGCATCCTATGCAAAGCAGCAGGGCGCCACAACGATTGCCCTTACTGATTCCTTATTGTCCCCGCTCATCCCGAATGCGGACATAGCGTTGACGGCTTCAAGCCAGCTTCCGTCGTTTATTGATTCATTCGTTGCCCCATTTAGTGTAGTCAATGCGCTGGTGGCAGCGATTGGGAAGGAAAGAATGGCTGAAGTAGAGGAGCGTCTTGGGAAATTTGAAGACATCTGGGATGAGCTGGATATTTTTTATAAGGAAGAGAGAAAAACATAAAAACACAACCCTTACGCAGGGTTGTGTTTTTTTAGATCCGAGCTACAGGCTCTGATTGTCTTTTTTAGAGTTTTTTAATAACGTCATCGTCTTGCGTAGATACGCAAATGCCAAATAGCCGAATCCGATCACAAGCAGACCGCTCAGTACCACCCAAGCTCCGTTCAGCCATTGTGGAACAAAGAGGGTAAGAAGCGTTAGCAGAATCGCTGCGACCATAAAGGCAGATAATAAGCGAACGAT
This region includes:
- a CDS encoding aspartate aminotransferase family protein, producing MHQTKNEALSEFLRRTPKSKEFSAAAKHVMPGGVTANIKAFDPYPVIMDKGAGAQLYDIDGNQYVDYLLSYGALMLGHGHPAITNAIQSQMEANGTVLFGTPHRLEVEMGRKIMQHYPSMEKVRYTNSGTEATLLAIRMAHAYSGKHKIAKFEGHYHGGYDQVLLSVNPSLDNAGPATEPASVIESKGVDPYHQQHTVVLPFNDLDATAEILRKKKDDIAAVILEPIQSGFIPADQSFMKGLREVTEELGILLIFDEVKTGFRVGLGGAQAVYGTTPDLTTLGKVIGGGFPVGIVGGKQDVLMTSAPTSNSDVFDSSHSKSSQAKDVLFHSGTYNGHPTILAAGLATINVLEQEMDHVVTMTNKLKKGLSELFGKHGISMQTIGLGSIFNVVITDKETIGNHRDFQQANFSMRKELDFLLLNEGIYTKPLNRYSLSTVHGEKEIQDTLAAYEQALSKLT
- a CDS encoding MurR/RpiR family transcriptional regulator, producing MEHNVYQLMAEKMPLMSKSQKKIASYVLERTSTVPFLNVAKLAAEAEVSEATVVRFAVFLGYSGYPELQQAMQHAVKQQLSTTERLKMSSEMGEGREQAVYDLFHSDQENIRLTMEQLDVTAFFRAVEALLEARNIYISANRSAASLGVFLQYYLSVMLGNAERVGTVENSAEQLYKLGEGDVVFAISYSRYTRSTINMASYAKQQGATTIALTDSLLSPLIPNADIALTASSQLPSFIDSFVAPFSVVNALVAAIGKERMAEVEERLGKFEDIWDELDIFYKEERKT
- a CDS encoding nitroreductase family protein — encoded protein: MDVLEAIKARREITSYKEKPVPDDILRQVEDGGVFAPTGNNLPSKHLIVVKERETLDKLAETTPYMTWLKEAQAAIVVVGKPEVSKYWLQDASFACAFIWLEAVEVGLGSAFGAIYHAQDEQESVNRETHVRKLLGIPEDCRIVAGLGLGYPDQTPKPKTHMPRDEIVRYETF